Proteins found in one Salvia splendens isolate huo1 chromosome 10, SspV2, whole genome shotgun sequence genomic segment:
- the LOC121751251 gene encoding adenylate isopentenyltransferase-like — protein sequence MRLRRLLACLTKTHSLSSNTISMSSPQKIVVVMGPTGCGKTKLSIDLLSRFFPSSEIINSDKIQAYRGLDITTNKIPLSDRRNIRHHLLGHFTPSDSHPEFTPSDFRSAASAAISDILSRRRIPFLVGGSNSLIYALISNKFDPDTDVFSSSSSSAFCREQRYHCCFLHVDVALPVLNAYLDKRVDNMLGSGMFDELKAYFSSGESDSMSRSGQKKAIGVPEFEGYFRRFNEEEDDVEAYEGAVGAIKDNTCQLAKRQVAKIQRLRECAGWDLKKVETTAALTAALEGASGRRVAEIWERQVLEPSVKIVKQFLME from the coding sequence ATGAGATTGAGAAGACTACTAGCATGCCTTACAAAAACCCATTCCCTTTCTTCCAACACCATCTCCATGTCCAGCCCCCAAAAAATCGTGGTCGTCATGGGCCCCACCGGCTGCGGCAAGACCAAGCTCTCCATCGACCTCCTCTCCCGCTTCTTCCCCTCCTCCGAAATCATCAACTCCGACAAAATCCAAGCCTACCGCGGCCTCGACATCACCACCAACAAAATCCCCCTCTCCGACCGCAGAAACATCCGCCACCACCTCCTCGGCCACTTCACCCCCTCCGATTCCCACCCCGAATTCACCCCCTCCGACTTCCgctccgccgcctccgccgccatCTCCGACATCCTCTCCCGCCGCCGCATCCCCTTCCTCGTCGGCGGCTCCAATTCCCTAATCTACGCATTGATCTCTAACAAATTCGACCCGGACACCGAcgtcttctcctcctcctcctcctccgccttcTGCCGGGAGCAGCGCTACCATTGCTGCTTCCTCCACGTCGACGTCGCGCTGCCGGTGCTCAACGCCTACCTCGACAAGCGCGTCGACAACATGCTCGGCTCCGGCATGTTCGATGAGCTCAAGGCGTATTTCAGCAGCGGCGAGTCGGACTCAATGAGTCGGAGCGGGCAGAAGAAGGCAATAGGGGTCCCGGAATTCGAGGGGTATTTTCGTCGTTTCAATGAGGAGGAGGATGACGTGGAGGCGTACGAGGGGGCGGTGGGGGCCATCAAGGACAACACGTGTCAGCTGGCGAAAAGGCAGGTCGCCAAGATCCAACGGCTGAGGGAGTGCGCCGGGTGGGATCTGAAAAAGGTGGAGACCACGGCGGCGCTGACGGCCGCGCTGGAGGGGGCCAGTGGGAGGAGGGTGGCGGAGATTTGGGAGAGGCAGGTGTTGGAACCAAGCGTGAAGATTGTGAAGCAGTTCTTGATGGAGTAG
- the LOC121751474 gene encoding VQ motif-containing protein 20-like, with protein MRVNKDSHIIQKPPSNHHPSAGAKPRQPLIIYTHSPKVIHAAPSNFMKLVQRLTGQSDDGDGEATPEAAAKVEVGMVKEEDDKVDTSSGGFGNTVGGGIGSYEENYETASSIDDQRFEADVNQDLAALYRMPYLVEGEPQLNGSSDFYCSPRTSSMFQSAMAESSISPYMDYMKPYTDY; from the coding sequence ATGCGAGTCAACAAAGATTCCCACATTATCCAAAAACCCCCTTCTAATCACCACCCATCCGCCGGCGCCAAGCCGCGGCAGCCGTTGATCATATACACGCACTCGCCGAAGGTCATCCACGCCGCGCCGAGCAACTTCATGAAGCTGGTGCAGAGGCTCACCGGCCAGTCCGACGACGGCGACGGGGAGGCAACCCCCGAGGCCGCGGCAAAAGTGGAGGTTGGGATGGTGAAGGAGGAGGACGATAAAGTAGACACCAGCAGCGGCGGATTTGGAAATACTGTTGGCGGCGGCATCGGATCGTACGAAGAGAATTATGAAACAGCGTCATCGATTGATGATCAGAGATTTGAGGCCGACGTGAATCAGGATCTGGCGGCGTTGTACAGAATGCCGTATTTGGTGGAGGGGGAGCCGCAATTAAATGGATCGAGTGATTTCTATTGCTCTCCGCGGACGAGTTCGATGTTCCAATCAGCAATGGCGGAGAGCTCGATTTCGCCGTACATGGATTACATGAAGCCGTATACCGATTACTGA
- the LOC121750713 gene encoding DNA-directed RNA polymerases II, IV and V subunit 11-like, with product MNAPDRYERFVVPEGVSKVSYERDTKIINAATFTVEREDHTIGNILRMQLHRDENVLFAGYKLPHPLQYKILIRIQTTSQSSPMQAYNQAINDLDKELDHLKNAFEVELARHNASQQREF from the exons ATGAATGCCCCCGATCGTTACGAGCGATTCGTCGTCCCCGAAGGCGTCTCCAA GGTTTCGTACGAGAGGGACACGAAGATCATCAACGCGGCGACGTTCACCGTAGAGCGCGAGGATCACACAATCGGCAACATTCTCCGCAT GCAATTGCACAGAGATGAGAACGTTTTGTTTGCCGGATACAAGCTGCCGCACCCGCTTCAGTACAAAATACTTATAAGG ATCCAAACCACGAGCCAATCTTCGCCAATGCAAGCATATAATCAGGCTATCAATGATCTGGACAAGGAACTCGATCATTTGAAGAACGCTTTTGAG GTTGAGTTGGCAAGGCACAATGCAAGTCAACAACGGGAGTTCTAA